A single genomic interval of Terriglobus albidus harbors:
- a CDS encoding xanthine dehydrogenase family protein molybdopterin-binding subunit: MIGFTEQTTDIYGAQLSRRGFMKAGGVLMVGFGILRSGAAEAAANTSLRAFDASLPGSWIEIRPDNTVLFRTGKSDFGQGTIYTAYRQIVAEELDLPFEAITTVVTGDTDVTADGGGTFDLLGNGSPNIRKAAAYTRQAILQLASEHLGVPAEQLSTHDGMVSGGGKQVRYGDLVKGKDLKLTIPVSGDLTSIFGLAVGGNPPMKAVSSYKVIGKSYKNSVIAQKVKHQEPWVTNVKLPGMLHARTIHPATLGSRLVSVGKVDKQKYPNAQVIVKGDLVAVVAPTEWEAIQASGQVAGTTKWTEWKGLPGKEKLHQHLRNEADWNATPVQKSRKSTGDVASGMKSAAKVLNATYELPYMKHAPIGPTVAVADYRPDDVVTVHTHTQNAQALRGELAMMLGVNTDKVIVKTYAGAGHYGRSNGGNAGAEDEAVLLSKELRKPVRVQWMRNDDIQWSTQSPAAFTDIRIGLDANGRIVAYEADHHQPAGQDDRPIGAVLAGLPTMPAPSEKGGMLTSIANGSADPWQYDAAPNLEERYHGTFQVGQKASPLAIGLRDHSMRTPTQYQQNFPRELAISDAAALAAADPLQFRIDHAKEERLIHVLQRLREESGWQTRPSPQPAAASTGSTPVRGQGVSVMFRGGVYWACACQITVTPATGDVKVEKYTIAVDPGIVVNPEQLKRQIEGGAVMGISQALYEEVAFDEGAVTAADWISYPILKMNEIPEIKVVLLHNPTVGSYGQGSEAANALASPAIAAAVFDATGKPIRRLPLRPVYVKELLKA; encoded by the coding sequence ATGATCGGGTTTACGGAACAGACCACCGATATCTATGGAGCACAGCTCAGCCGCCGCGGGTTTATGAAAGCTGGCGGGGTGCTGATGGTCGGCTTCGGCATACTGCGTTCCGGCGCCGCCGAAGCCGCCGCCAACACCAGCCTTCGCGCCTTTGACGCTTCCCTGCCGGGCTCGTGGATCGAGATCCGTCCTGACAATACCGTCCTCTTCCGCACCGGCAAGAGCGACTTCGGCCAGGGAACCATCTATACCGCATACCGTCAGATCGTGGCCGAAGAGCTGGACCTTCCCTTCGAGGCCATCACCACTGTTGTCACCGGCGACACCGATGTCACCGCGGACGGCGGAGGCACCTTCGACCTTCTTGGTAACGGCTCACCCAATATCCGCAAAGCCGCTGCGTATACCCGTCAGGCGATCCTGCAGCTCGCCTCAGAACATCTTGGAGTACCTGCCGAACAGCTATCGACGCATGACGGCATGGTCTCCGGAGGCGGAAAACAAGTTCGCTACGGCGATCTGGTGAAAGGCAAGGATCTCAAGCTCACCATCCCGGTCAGCGGTGACCTCACCAGCATCTTTGGGCTCGCGGTCGGCGGTAATCCACCGATGAAGGCGGTCAGCAGCTACAAGGTGATCGGCAAGTCGTATAAGAACAGCGTCATCGCCCAGAAGGTGAAGCACCAGGAACCGTGGGTCACGAACGTCAAGCTTCCGGGCATGCTGCATGCGCGCACCATTCATCCAGCCACGCTGGGATCGCGCCTGGTCTCCGTCGGTAAAGTCGACAAACAGAAATATCCCAACGCTCAGGTCATCGTGAAAGGCGACCTGGTCGCGGTTGTTGCTCCCACCGAGTGGGAGGCGATCCAGGCATCGGGACAGGTTGCCGGTACCACCAAATGGACCGAATGGAAGGGGCTTCCCGGCAAAGAGAAGCTTCACCAGCATCTACGGAATGAAGCTGACTGGAACGCCACGCCCGTCCAGAAGAGCCGCAAGAGCACAGGCGACGTCGCCTCCGGAATGAAGTCCGCGGCAAAGGTGCTCAACGCCACCTACGAGCTGCCCTACATGAAACACGCGCCCATCGGTCCCACGGTCGCCGTTGCAGATTACCGTCCTGACGACGTCGTGACTGTGCACACGCATACCCAGAACGCACAGGCACTACGAGGCGAGCTCGCCATGATGCTGGGCGTCAACACCGACAAAGTCATCGTCAAGACCTATGCCGGGGCCGGGCACTACGGCCGCTCGAACGGAGGCAACGCAGGAGCCGAGGATGAAGCTGTCCTTCTTTCCAAAGAGCTCCGCAAGCCTGTGCGTGTTCAGTGGATGCGCAACGACGATATCCAGTGGTCAACGCAATCTCCGGCCGCCTTTACCGACATCAGGATCGGACTTGACGCGAATGGGCGCATCGTTGCGTACGAAGCCGATCACCATCAGCCTGCCGGCCAGGACGACCGTCCGATCGGCGCCGTGCTTGCGGGGCTTCCCACCATGCCGGCTCCTTCGGAAAAGGGCGGCATGCTCACCAGCATCGCCAACGGGAGCGCCGATCCCTGGCAATACGACGCCGCCCCCAATCTCGAAGAGCGTTACCACGGCACTTTCCAGGTTGGTCAGAAAGCATCCCCTCTCGCCATCGGGCTGCGTGACCACAGCATGCGGACACCCACGCAATACCAGCAGAACTTCCCACGCGAGCTCGCTATCAGCGACGCGGCGGCGCTTGCCGCGGCCGATCCTCTTCAGTTCCGTATCGACCATGCGAAAGAAGAGCGCCTGATTCACGTGCTGCAGCGGCTGCGCGAAGAGTCCGGATGGCAGACACGTCCATCGCCGCAACCAGCCGCTGCTTCTACAGGCTCTACGCCGGTTCGCGGACAGGGCGTCTCTGTCATGTTCCGCGGTGGAGTCTACTGGGCGTGCGCCTGCCAGATCACCGTCACACCGGCAACCGGAGACGTAAAGGTCGAGAAGTACACCATCGCTGTGGATCCCGGCATCGTGGTGAACCCGGAGCAGCTCAAACGGCAGATCGAAGGTGGAGCGGTAATGGGCATCAGCCAGGCACTCTACGAAGAGGTGGCCTTCGATGAAGGAGCCGTCACCGCAGCTGACTGGATCTCTTACCCAATCCTGAAGATGAACGAGATTCCGGAGATTAAAGTCGTCCTCCTCCATAATCCAACAGTCGGCAGCTACGGCCAGGGCTCGGAAGCAGCCAACGCGCTCGCATCACCGGCAATTGCAGCGGCTGTCTTCGACGCGACAGGGAAACCGATCCGCCGCCTCCCGCTGCGCCCGGTTTACGTCAAAGAACTGCTAAAGGCATAA
- a CDS encoding bifunctional helix-turn-helix transcriptional regulator/GNAT family N-acetyltransferase, whose translation MSDAAQIFAIRDFNRFYTARLGLLRKRHLDGEFSLTEARMLYEIWANPRLTASNLRGILGLDAGYISRLLASLTKRKLVRQAVSKADSRERLLSLTQAGEKKVAALNRQSEQQIEAMLQGLSGEEKEKLVASLSAVRSLLSAQKSSEVQVERLNEVTDEVLDLLQEYYEAVGVMVRDTPESVREIVDDPDAGVWIATLNGKIVGCSYLHSLPSMQGATECKRLYVRPSARGKGVAHALLDAQEAFAKSRGFKRIYLDSKDDLRVAIGLYQRRGFVACERYNDNPQATVFLMKEIAETSKKAMRRPSR comes from the coding sequence ATGAGTGATGCGGCCCAGATCTTTGCCATTCGCGACTTCAATCGCTTCTATACGGCCCGGCTGGGTCTATTGCGGAAGCGACATCTTGATGGCGAGTTTTCGCTTACGGAAGCGCGCATGCTGTACGAGATCTGGGCGAATCCCCGGCTGACGGCGTCGAATCTTCGGGGAATCCTGGGTCTGGATGCGGGCTATATCAGCCGGCTGCTGGCTTCATTGACGAAGCGGAAGCTTGTGCGGCAAGCAGTGTCAAAGGCCGACAGCAGGGAACGTCTGCTCTCATTGACGCAAGCCGGTGAGAAGAAGGTGGCCGCACTCAACCGGCAATCGGAGCAGCAAATTGAAGCGATGCTGCAAGGGCTGAGCGGAGAGGAAAAGGAGAAGCTGGTCGCTTCACTCTCGGCCGTACGTTCTCTGCTGAGCGCGCAGAAGAGCTCTGAGGTGCAGGTCGAGCGGCTAAACGAGGTTACCGATGAGGTGCTCGATCTTCTACAGGAGTATTACGAGGCGGTGGGCGTAATGGTGCGGGATACGCCTGAGTCGGTGCGCGAGATCGTGGACGATCCCGATGCCGGCGTATGGATCGCTACGTTGAACGGAAAGATCGTGGGATGCTCCTATCTTCACAGCCTGCCATCGATGCAGGGAGCGACGGAGTGTAAGCGGCTCTACGTCAGACCGAGCGCTCGCGGCAAAGGTGTCGCGCATGCTCTGCTCGATGCACAGGAGGCCTTTGCAAAGAGCCGGGGCTTTAAGCGGATCTATCTGGACAGTAAGGATGATCTGCGCGTTGCCATTGGCCTCTATCAGCGGAGAGGCTTTGTGGCCTGTGAGCGTTACAACGACAACCCACAGGCGACGGTGTTTCTGATGAAAGAGATTGCGGAGACGTCGAAGAAAGCTATGCGAAGGCCCTCAAGGTAG
- a CDS encoding ArnT family glycosyltransferase yields MTNPRRRVLFWSIVALFAGALLRAYCIRHYPQLQGDPQLYAEVIRNWMTRGVYGFTQEAGVRPTLIRLPGYPIFLGVCFRLFGMANLQAALWVQVAVDLLTCGLLALLARRFAGDRAAITALWLAALCPFLAEFTAAGLTETLTLFCTVLAFWALQRWLDAPLWRRVVVLGAALAYAILLRPDQGLLAASVLLTMLLGRGYRLPQVKGTIVPAAVCALLAVLPLVPWTARNYRVFHVLQPLAPRYANDPGEPNPYGFQRWYRTWAIDYASTEDIYWDYDGDAMDFATLPARAFDSPEQYRETAAILALYNETKRNSPEVDSRFAALAEQRVRKHPVRYYVLLPVARLGNMLLRPRVDWLPGSLQWWRWSESSPLQFGRALFLGALNLALIVFAAIGAWRLKAQTDLRPILLAMLAYGVLRCALLLTVDNSEPRYTVEFVPLWIVLSAVALTKPRAAALGRID; encoded by the coding sequence ATGACAAACCCAAGGCGCCGAGTCCTGTTTTGGTCCATCGTCGCCCTCTTTGCCGGCGCTCTGCTTCGGGCGTACTGTATCCGACATTACCCACAGTTGCAGGGCGACCCGCAGCTCTATGCGGAGGTGATTCGTAACTGGATGACCCGCGGCGTCTATGGGTTTACTCAGGAAGCCGGGGTTCGGCCAACGCTGATCCGGCTACCCGGATATCCCATCTTCCTCGGGGTCTGCTTCCGGCTCTTCGGCATGGCTAACCTGCAGGCGGCACTGTGGGTACAGGTGGCAGTCGATCTGTTGACCTGCGGTTTACTAGCTCTGCTGGCCCGGCGTTTTGCAGGTGACCGGGCGGCGATAACAGCTTTATGGTTGGCTGCGTTGTGTCCCTTCCTGGCAGAGTTTACTGCTGCCGGATTAACAGAGACGTTAACGCTCTTCTGTACGGTGCTTGCCTTTTGGGCACTGCAGCGATGGCTGGATGCTCCGCTGTGGCGGCGGGTCGTTGTACTGGGTGCGGCGCTGGCATATGCCATTTTGTTACGGCCAGATCAAGGACTGCTGGCGGCATCAGTCTTACTAACGATGCTGCTGGGGCGTGGATACAGGCTGCCTCAGGTAAAAGGAACGATCGTTCCGGCAGCGGTGTGTGCCTTGCTGGCGGTGCTTCCCCTGGTTCCGTGGACGGCCCGGAACTACCGCGTCTTCCACGTGCTGCAACCGCTGGCGCCGCGTTATGCGAACGATCCCGGAGAGCCGAATCCGTATGGCTTCCAGCGATGGTATCGGACATGGGCGATCGACTACGCGTCGACAGAAGATATCTATTGGGACTACGACGGCGATGCCATGGACTTTGCAACGCTGCCGGCACGCGCCTTCGATTCGCCAGAGCAGTATCGAGAGACAGCAGCGATCCTTGCTCTCTATAACGAGACGAAGCGGAACTCGCCCGAGGTGGATTCCCGCTTTGCGGCTCTGGCGGAGCAGCGTGTGCGAAAGCACCCAGTGCGCTATTACGTGCTGCTGCCGGTTGCCCGCCTGGGAAATATGTTGCTGCGTCCACGCGTGGACTGGCTTCCCGGATCGCTGCAGTGGTGGCGATGGAGTGAGTCGTCGCCGCTTCAATTTGGCCGAGCCCTGTTCCTCGGAGCACTGAATCTGGCATTGATAGTGTTCGCGGCGATCGGCGCATGGAGGTTGAAGGCACAGACCGATCTGCGTCCAATCCTGCTTGCCATGCTGGCGTATGGCGTTTTGCGGTGTGCGCTGTTGTTAACGGTCGATAACTCGGAGCCGCGTTATACGGTGGAGTTCGTTCCCTTGTGGATTGTGTTGAGCGCTGTGGCGCTGACGAAGCCGCGGGCTGCCGCGCTCGGGCGTATCGATTGA
- a CDS encoding low affinity iron permease family protein, with the protein MSADQTVQKENAAVRVSTNVKPQATADTFGHFSAQASAWVGSKWAFLAAVLVIGGWAATGPLFHYSDTWQLVINTGTTIVTFIMVFLIQNTQNRDAKAINLKLDELIHSIDKAENEMMDIESLSDEELGELHKRYEAIRAECMTRAQRAKS; encoded by the coding sequence ATGTCAGCAGATCAGACAGTTCAAAAGGAAAATGCCGCCGTCCGCGTATCGACAAATGTTAAACCTCAGGCAACGGCCGATACTTTCGGGCACTTCTCGGCGCAGGCATCTGCATGGGTCGGATCGAAGTGGGCGTTCCTGGCAGCGGTACTGGTGATTGGCGGGTGGGCGGCTACCGGCCCACTGTTCCATTATTCCGACACCTGGCAGCTGGTCATCAATACCGGCACAACCATCGTCACCTTCATCATGGTCTTCTTGATTCAGAACACACAGAATCGTGACGCCAAAGCCATCAATCTCAAGCTTGATGAGCTGATCCACTCCATCGACAAAGCCGAAAACGAGATGATGGATATCGAATCGCTCAGCGATGAAGAGCTGGGCGAACTGCATAAGCGCTACGAGGCGATTCGCGCCGAATGCATGACCCGCGCTCAACGGGCAAAGTCCTGA
- the dinB gene encoding DNA polymerase IV, producing MIEALGTRKIVHVDMDAFYASVEQRDDPSLRGRPVVVAWKGKRSVVCAASYEARRFGVRSAMAAVHAERLCPEAVFIPPDFTRYKAVSAAVREIFQRHADLIEPLSLDEAYLDVTVNKTGLPTATQVAKTIRRQIREELNLTASAGVAPNKFLAKIASDWKKPDGLFVIQPHEAQAFLLPLPIGRIPGVGKVTEVRMTELGVKTVGDIHAMEIAALESYFGRWGVRLHQLSRGIDHNPVMPNRVRKQISAEDTFPDDVPLAECESHIRRLAEKVWVASRENVRGAKTVVLKLKTKEFNTLTRSLTSQIPPASCEEVTSIALRLCERVALPPQQLYRLVGVGLSNFQDEMMEVESPLFSAIRESETDAL from the coding sequence GTGATTGAGGCCCTGGGAACGCGCAAGATCGTGCACGTCGACATGGATGCGTTCTATGCCTCGGTGGAGCAGAGGGACGATCCTTCATTGCGTGGACGGCCTGTTGTCGTGGCGTGGAAGGGTAAGCGGTCCGTGGTATGTGCGGCTTCGTATGAGGCGCGACGATTTGGTGTGCGGTCGGCGATGGCGGCGGTGCATGCAGAACGTCTGTGCCCTGAGGCGGTCTTCATCCCGCCTGATTTCACTCGCTATAAGGCAGTCTCGGCGGCAGTGCGTGAGATCTTTCAGCGTCACGCCGACCTGATTGAGCCGTTGTCGCTGGATGAGGCCTATCTCGATGTGACGGTGAACAAGACGGGGCTGCCGACGGCGACGCAGGTGGCGAAGACGATTCGGCGTCAGATCCGCGAAGAGCTGAATCTGACAGCCTCCGCCGGTGTGGCTCCGAATAAGTTTCTGGCGAAGATCGCCTCCGACTGGAAGAAGCCTGATGGACTGTTCGTGATTCAGCCGCATGAGGCGCAGGCATTTCTGTTGCCGCTTCCGATCGGGCGTATTCCAGGAGTTGGTAAGGTGACGGAGGTTCGGATGACGGAGCTTGGCGTGAAGACTGTCGGAGACATTCATGCGATGGAGATCGCGGCACTGGAGAGCTATTTCGGCCGTTGGGGTGTGCGCCTACATCAGCTATCTCGCGGCATCGACCACAACCCGGTCATGCCAAACCGGGTCCGTAAGCAGATCTCTGCTGAAGATACCTTTCCGGACGACGTTCCTCTGGCGGAGTGTGAATCGCATATTCGCAGGCTGGCAGAGAAAGTGTGGGTTGCGTCGCGGGAGAATGTGCGTGGTGCGAAGACCGTTGTGTTGAAGTTGAAGACGAAGGAGTTCAACACGCTGACGCGGAGCCTGACCTCCCAGATACCACCAGCGTCGTGTGAAGAAGTGACGAGTATCGCGCTGCGATTATGCGAGCGTGTTGCGCTGCCTCCCCAGCAGCTTTATCGCCTGGTCGGAGTAGGCCTCAGTAACTTTCAGGACGAAATGATGGAAGTAGAGTCTCCGTTGTTTTCTGCGATCAGAGAATCAGAGACAGATGCTCTTTGA
- a CDS encoding TonB-dependent receptor, with product MLRIFVRFLALFVLFSSSLGAAFAQGGEGAISGTVTDPTGAIVPRATVVAHNTATGVDATRTTTSDGVYNVAPLMPGTYTLTVTATGFSSFRQENIQVNALANVGLNVSLKVGNQSETVTVTDAPPIIETTNATLGGTIDNKLYTALPIMITGLQQRDITQFSNLLPGAQVPPGGRSSIIGGTGQRLGELYLDGMPITTLSQQGDNRPIFNIVPLEAIDQVKVVTSGFSAEYQGAGLENYNTKGGGNKYHGAIFGYFRNTIFDAWTFSNKPGAPGNQQSVVVNGVVTKVDGPKTPEHQIETGFTIGGPIKIPHLIDGHDKLFFFATYDKFHSSQGANNTPSTVPTTLMRQGNFQELLTANATTGGKGNTANVNYPIYDPTTQAACTAQYKTACRYQYGYGPGVGNSAPVLITPGGANIIPASQLSPITQFMQKYLPAPSVDTVGAIANNYVGGIPQGYDNWLYSGRIDYAISPKQTLIMVITGGNRHAVPYTTSSTSNLPVPYLATTMSTVGGHWASLEDNYVITSNLVNQFKYGFMNFGGPPVRNITQGNPLYSAAAAGITGLPAGQASENFPNTTFSGSNAPAAWVGNTPTTTNVSETYTLKDNLSWLHSAHSFNFGFQYQWLENNSSVADGASQPMTLTWNTNETANLSGTSYASNTGYSYASYMIGAVGSSTITQQAFSVLGGRFRPWAVYGQDDWRVSKDLTLNIGLRYDYLPTYREVLDRWSFLNPNIQNPITGNLGALQFAGNRAGGLPVSCNCSTPVDTHKTNFGPRVGFAWTIHDKTVVRGGFGLLYSHAGGTGGAGGAGTGSGQFGFTSAVTLADSTAGPAFYLNSANSKWGGPGYVLPAPATVTPTSQTLGTGYYVCSGQNFTPCNGASGTSAGNGSSLAYPDRYLGGRAPVFNFWNFGVQREITQNITITLNYVGSQSHFLAGANNIRGLQSGQVPASYLASVGAADCSQTPGTTAFNSCLNLPATTANLALAQTRSGVTLAAPYSGYTAAAAVNSNATIAHMLTWMPQYSGTSDTWGNVANANYNAFQLSLAHRAAHGLTLNLNYTYSKNIDDAGTARSGWDLPAGVTSTGRAWKQNAIDRSLSINSQPHNLSVFGVYELPFGKGKIGGNNFLVRALLGGWQTGDIFQYSSGLALALVGSCNTQQNIGQGTCMPDYNPAFTGSVRTSDGWGKGVTAATLGTKSYLNGYISTTNSGMGAGGAACGSSTGPFCNAGNAKIGNLTRIGAYGLRGPSIYRLTSNLRRTFDINDRVKFLFGVDCQNVTNHTTFGNNAANNQITVNVNSSTFGTLNFASADSRAFQFSGRLTF from the coding sequence ATGCTTCGTATTTTTGTGCGTTTTCTGGCTTTGTTTGTGCTGTTCAGTAGTTCCCTGGGCGCTGCCTTTGCCCAGGGTGGTGAGGGCGCCATCTCCGGGACGGTGACGGATCCGACCGGAGCAATCGTTCCGCGCGCGACTGTCGTTGCTCATAACACTGCCACCGGCGTGGACGCGACTCGTACCACCACCAGCGACGGTGTCTATAACGTTGCTCCGCTGATGCCGGGTACCTATACGCTGACGGTTACCGCAACCGGTTTCAGCAGCTTCCGGCAGGAGAATATTCAGGTCAATGCGCTGGCCAACGTAGGCCTGAATGTGTCCCTCAAAGTCGGCAATCAGAGTGAGACGGTGACGGTCACCGATGCTCCTCCCATAATTGAAACGACGAATGCCACACTTGGCGGAACCATCGACAACAAGCTATATACCGCACTGCCGATCATGATCACAGGCCTGCAGCAGCGCGACATCACCCAGTTCTCAAATCTGCTGCCGGGCGCACAGGTTCCTCCCGGAGGCCGCTCGTCGATCATCGGTGGAACGGGACAACGGCTTGGCGAACTATATCTCGACGGTATGCCGATCACGACGCTGTCGCAGCAGGGCGACAATCGTCCGATCTTCAACATCGTTCCGCTTGAGGCCATTGACCAGGTGAAGGTGGTGACGTCAGGTTTCTCTGCGGAGTATCAGGGCGCGGGTCTGGAGAACTACAACACCAAGGGTGGGGGAAACAAATACCACGGAGCTATCTTCGGATACTTCCGCAATACGATTTTTGATGCATGGACATTCAGCAATAAGCCAGGCGCGCCTGGAAACCAGCAGAGTGTGGTGGTCAACGGAGTTGTTACCAAGGTCGATGGGCCGAAGACTCCGGAGCATCAGATCGAGACAGGTTTCACCATTGGTGGCCCAATCAAGATTCCTCATCTGATCGATGGGCACGACAAGCTGTTCTTTTTCGCGACGTACGATAAATTTCACTCAAGCCAGGGCGCGAACAACACCCCGAGCACCGTCCCCACGACGTTAATGCGACAGGGTAATTTCCAAGAATTGCTTACGGCGAACGCAACGACGGGAGGCAAGGGGAATACGGCGAACGTCAACTACCCGATTTACGATCCGACGACGCAGGCTGCCTGCACGGCGCAATATAAAACCGCGTGCCGCTATCAGTATGGCTATGGCCCCGGAGTCGGTAACAGCGCTCCGGTTCTGATCACTCCCGGTGGGGCAAACATTATTCCGGCGAGCCAACTCTCTCCGATCACGCAGTTCATGCAGAAATATCTGCCTGCACCGAGTGTGGACACTGTTGGCGCCATTGCGAACAACTACGTGGGCGGCATTCCGCAGGGCTACGACAACTGGCTCTACTCAGGCCGCATAGACTACGCCATCTCGCCGAAACAGACTTTGATCATGGTCATTACGGGCGGTAATCGTCACGCTGTCCCGTACACGACCTCGTCCACTTCCAATCTTCCGGTACCGTATCTTGCCACGACCATGTCTACGGTCGGTGGTCATTGGGCATCGCTGGAAGATAACTACGTCATCACGTCGAACCTTGTGAACCAGTTCAAATATGGCTTCATGAACTTCGGCGGGCCTCCGGTGCGTAACATCACCCAGGGAAATCCACTTTATTCTGCGGCTGCCGCGGGTATCACCGGGCTGCCGGCGGGCCAGGCGTCGGAAAATTTTCCAAACACTACTTTTTCAGGAAGTAATGCGCCGGCAGCGTGGGTTGGCAATACGCCAACGACGACGAATGTTTCGGAGACCTATACCCTTAAGGACAACCTGTCCTGGTTGCACAGCGCACATTCCTTCAACTTCGGTTTCCAGTATCAGTGGCTCGAAAACAATTCGAGCGTCGCCGATGGTGCATCACAGCCGATGACACTGACGTGGAACACGAATGAGACCGCCAATCTTTCCGGTACGAGCTACGCTTCAAACACAGGGTATTCCTACGCTAGCTACATGATTGGCGCCGTGGGCAGTTCTACCATCACGCAGCAGGCATTTAGCGTCTTAGGTGGCCGTTTCCGTCCCTGGGCGGTGTATGGACAAGACGACTGGAGAGTAAGCAAAGACCTCACGCTTAACATCGGGCTGCGTTATGACTATCTGCCTACGTATCGAGAAGTGCTCGACCGGTGGTCGTTTCTGAACCCGAACATCCAGAATCCAATCACAGGAAATCTCGGAGCCTTACAGTTCGCCGGAAATCGCGCAGGCGGTCTTCCCGTAAGTTGCAATTGCAGTACGCCGGTGGATACGCACAAAACGAACTTCGGACCGCGCGTTGGATTTGCGTGGACGATTCATGACAAGACCGTTGTCCGGGGCGGCTTCGGCCTGTTGTATTCGCATGCGGGCGGTACGGGGGGAGCAGGCGGAGCGGGCACAGGCTCCGGCCAATTTGGCTTCACTTCGGCAGTCACACTTGCCGATAGTACTGCCGGTCCGGCCTTCTATCTCAACAGCGCCAACTCCAAATGGGGTGGGCCCGGATATGTTCTGCCGGCGCCTGCAACCGTCACTCCGACCAGCCAGACACTTGGAACCGGGTACTACGTCTGCTCGGGGCAGAACTTTACCCCTTGCAATGGAGCCTCAGGCACCTCAGCCGGGAATGGCAGCAGCCTCGCATATCCAGACAGGTATCTTGGAGGCCGCGCACCGGTCTTCAACTTCTGGAACTTCGGTGTCCAGCGCGAGATTACGCAGAACATCACGATCACCCTCAACTATGTCGGCAGCCAAAGCCATTTCCTGGCGGGCGCGAACAACATTCGCGGGTTGCAGTCAGGGCAGGTGCCGGCATCGTATCTGGCATCGGTGGGCGCAGCGGATTGCAGCCAAACACCGGGCACAACGGCCTTCAACTCCTGCCTGAATCTGCCTGCAACAACGGCGAATCTTGCATTGGCACAGACCCGTAGCGGTGTAACGCTTGCCGCTCCGTACTCCGGTTACACCGCCGCCGCGGCTGTCAACTCAAATGCCACCATTGCTCACATGCTCACCTGGATGCCCCAGTATTCCGGTACCTCGGATACGTGGGGAAATGTCGCGAATGCGAATTACAACGCATTTCAGCTGAGCCTGGCTCATCGCGCGGCTCATGGTTTGACGCTGAATCTCAACTACACCTATTCGAAGAATATCGATGATGCCGGAACCGCCCGTTCGGGCTGGGATCTCCCTGCCGGCGTAACATCGACGGGCAGGGCATGGAAACAGAATGCGATCGACCGATCCCTCTCCATCAACTCGCAGCCGCATAACCTGAGCGTCTTTGGTGTCTATGAGCTGCCTTTCGGAAAGGGTAAGATCGGCGGGAACAACTTCCTTGTCCGCGCATTGCTTGGCGGATGGCAGACCGGAGACATCTTCCAGTACTCCTCCGGTCTTGCACTGGCCCTGGTCGGCTCCTGCAACACACAGCAAAACATCGGTCAAGGGACGTGCATGCCGGACTATAACCCCGCGTTCACCGGGTCAGTGCGCACCAGCGACGGCTGGGGTAAGGGAGTTACCGCGGCAACCCTGGGAACCAAGTCCTACTTGAATGGATATATCTCTACGACAAACTCAGGCATGGGCGCAGGCGGTGCGGCTTGTGGTTCATCGACGGGACCGTTCTGCAATGCCGGCAATGCCAAGATCGGTAACCTCACGCGTATTGGGGCGTATGGTCTACGCGGACCGAGCATCTATCGCCTCACATCAAACCTGCGCCGCACCTTCGACATCAATGACCGTGTGAAATTCCTCTTCGGTGTTGATTGCCAGAATGTAACGAACCACACCACCTTCGGAAACAATGCCGCGAATAACCAAATCACGGTCAACGTCAACAGCTCGACCTTCGGTACGTTGAACTTTGCCAGCGCGGACTCCCGCGCCTTCCAGTTCTCCGGCCGGTTGACCTTCTAG
- a CDS encoding (2Fe-2S)-binding protein produces the protein MPIAPNAGFADRTVAPSGGMGYSSVAGSANPPCAATTVMTARHRDEAGAQSGGGSMLTITVNGKKREVQSAEDTPLLYVLRDELDVTSPQFGCGLAQCGACSVLLDGKEVRSCITPATAAAGKEITTLEGLPDRWAKQQHLSAAQAAKTLHPVQEAWIEQQVHLCGFCQNGMMIKATELLESKQNPSVEEIKDTFTNSGPSPHLCRCGSYVAIIEAVRFASTLMAKGGAQ, from the coding sequence ATGCCGATCGCGCCAAACGCCGGTTTTGCCGACCGCACGGTGGCCCCGTCAGGTGGAATGGGCTACTCTTCTGTGGCAGGCTCCGCGAACCCTCCCTGCGCGGCAACCACTGTCATGACTGCTCGCCACCGAGACGAAGCCGGAGCTCAATCTGGAGGTGGATCGATGTTGACGATTACGGTCAATGGAAAGAAGCGCGAGGTGCAGTCCGCTGAGGATACGCCGCTTCTCTATGTTCTTCGCGATGAGTTGGATGTCACCAGTCCCCAGTTCGGCTGCGGCCTGGCGCAATGCGGAGCCTGTTCCGTACTACTCGACGGCAAAGAGGTTCGTTCCTGCATTACACCCGCCACGGCTGCAGCAGGCAAGGAAATCACAACCCTTGAGGGCCTGCCTGACCGCTGGGCAAAGCAGCAACATCTCTCCGCCGCTCAGGCAGCGAAGACATTGCACCCGGTGCAGGAGGCCTGGATCGAACAGCAGGTTCACCTTTGCGGTTTCTGCCAGAACGGCATGATGATCAAAGCCACCGAGCTGCTGGAAAGCAAACAGAACCCCTCCGTCGAAGAGATCAAGGACACCTTCACCAACTCAGGACCGTCACCACATCTGTGCCGCTGCGGCAGCTATGTCGCCATCATCGAAGCCGTCCGCTTTGCTTCGACCCTCATGGCGAAAGGAGGCGCACAATGA